Below is a window of uncultured Sphaerochaeta sp. DNA.
CTCCCGTCTTGGATCCTTTCTATGATGGAGAGGCTATCGTCAGTTATTCGCTGGATCCTCTCCAACTCTCTTCCTTGTATCTCCAACAGTTTCAGTTGCTCCCGCTCTGAAAGGGGAACCTGCTGTGAAGTCGACTGGAGAAGCTTTGCCGCAAAATTCGCCATCCTCTCCCCTCTCTTGATCCCAGCCTTCTCCCAAACTGCATAGGTTTCTTTCTCTTTCTGGATAAACACGAATGATTCACCAAGGAGATGCAGTGAAAGCACCGCTCAAGGTCTGATTCCACAATCATGAGCGGGGGGTTGTCTTGGGGTATGGTGGAAAAGAACTTCTCCCTACCCTTCAATGTGTCAGCTCTCCCTCTTGCATACGTGAGGGTTTTTGCTCCTCTTGGTCGATGACACAAAAGCATATAACGGATTCCCAATGATTATCAGCGTCCTGCAAACCCTGTCTCACTTCTGTTCATTCCTCCAGTTTAGCAGTGATCGATGCCAATACCAGTGTCGGAAAGAAATCACTGGCAATAGTTGCAAGATAACCACCTGTGGTGCTACAGTGAAGTATGGCGACATTGATTACATCCCTGCAGAAGCACTTTCATGGTAGTGAGAGCTTGTATCTGTATTACGGGAAGCGGAGGGAAAACCACTGCTTTGATACAGCTCGCTAATGCGTACGCAGCTGAGATGAAGCGGGTTCTTGTCCTCTACCACTACGAAGGTACTTTACCCTGTAGACAGGGACTATCATTGCGACCGATACTTCTGGGATAAGGATGTATTCTCATACCAATGCAAGAAGGGTGAGCGGGTTTTCTATGCAAAACGCGGTCTCATCAAGGCAGAAGCACCGCCTACCGAAGACCTTGAACGTTTAAAAGAACACTATGATGTGCTCTTGCTGGAAGCAGATGGAGCTCGCGGGATGGACCTCAAACTACATAGTGAGAGGGATCCAGTGGTACCGGAATTCACTACCGCAACCTTGGCAATTGCTTCTTTTTCCGTCTTCGGCAAGCGTCTCAGTGAACACTGTTTCGGCTGTGAATCGTTGACTGATCGTCTCATCGATGAAGAGACCTACTCCTTCTTGCTTACTCATCCCGAAGGTATTCAGAAACGAATGAAAGGTACACGTGCTATACTTTTCAACCAGGCAGAGAGAGCCGACCGAAGCAAGATCGAGAACATACGAAGATTGTTCCCTGATCTGCCTTTGTTTTTCGGTTCACTTGAAGAAAACGTACTTATAGAAAGGAAAATACCATGAAACATACAGTATTCGAAGCAGCAGCATACTTGAGTGAACACAAAGAGGACTTTGTGTATGCCACCATCATCAGGACTGAAGGGTCCACCAGCAGAAACCAAGGGTCCATGGTCATTGATACAAAAGGAAGGATTACCGGGACTGTCGGGGGAGGAGAACTCGAAGCGTACGTACTCAGCCAGTCCCTCAACCTGATCAGTAATGATGAGTCATACCGCCATATACACTTCACCGTCCAGATGGATGATGAGGTGAGTGTAGGTGTTGTCTATCTCTTCCTCCTCCGCTGCACCTCTGATGTAGAACGGAAAGCCTTCATCGATTTCAGGCGCTGGGAGTCGTATGAACTTGACCATGTATTTGGTCTTCAGTTGCAACCCACAGTGGCTTTGCTTGGACTTTGTGAAGGAGGAGCTACCATTGGGGATGTGCATCCAACATTCCTCAGTCACGCACAGGAGGCACTCAACAAGAAAAGTACTACCCTGATAGATACCGGCTCTTGGACCTGTCACCTCAGCCTCCCGGTGAATTACCACAACCTCCTTTTGATCGGTGGAGGACATGTAAACCAGGCAATCGCGGAACTCGCTCACTTTGTAGGGATACCCACCCAGGTGGTTGAAACACGTGAAGACTTTG
It encodes the following:
- the yqeC gene encoding selenium cofactor biosynthesis protein YqeC; this encodes MSSTTTKVLYPVDRDYHCDRYFWDKDVFSYQCKKGERVFYAKRGLIKAEAPPTEDLERLKEHYDVLLLEADGARGMDLKLHSERDPVVPEFTTATLAIASFSVFGKRLSEHCFGCESLTDRLIDEETYSFLLTHPEGIQKRMKGTRAILFNQAERADRSKIENIRRLFPDLPLFFGSLEENVLIERKIP